Proteins encoded together in one Maricaulis maris window:
- a CDS encoding peptidase S1, with product MSICAAIAFTGGGYAQDPNLPPHFGAVEIRTAWEMDPFLVDIQSGGPIQASTISPACQGWIADKPDYAIYFSSAAIWDVTISAISEADTTLVVHSPAGWSCDDDSGEGLNPQVVIANPPSGRYSIWIGSYRQGDYADARLAFSEHGFTRSNQRRVRAPDLNAEQSREAARLLMESWRGPN from the coding sequence ATGAGTATTTGTGCGGCGATCGCCTTTACTGGTGGTGGCTATGCGCAGGATCCCAATCTTCCGCCACATTTCGGCGCCGTGGAAATCAGGACGGCGTGGGAAATGGATCCCTTTCTGGTCGATATCCAGTCAGGCGGGCCGATCCAGGCCAGCACGATATCACCCGCTTGCCAGGGATGGATTGCCGACAAGCCGGACTATGCGATCTATTTTTCCAGCGCCGCTATCTGGGATGTCACCATCAGTGCCATCTCGGAGGCTGATACGACCCTCGTCGTACATTCACCGGCGGGGTGGTCGTGTGATGATGACAGCGGCGAGGGTCTGAACCCCCAGGTCGTGATCGCCAACCCGCCCTCGGGCCGCTATTCGATCTGGATCGGATCTTATCGTCAGGGCGACTATGCAGACGCGAGGCTGGCTTTTTCCGAGCACGGCTTTACCCGGTCCAATCAGCGCCGTGTGCGGGCTCCGGACCTGAACGCTGAACAGTCCCGGGAGGCGGCGCGTCTCCTCATGGAGAGCTGGCGCGGTCCGAATTGA
- the leuD gene encoding 3-isopropylmalate dehydratase small subunit, translated as MPEIPAPGAKDDIRRIDSRTFVIDQEDIDTDQIIPARFLTTTSRDGLGKLAFHDWRYDGEGKPLEAVSLNSLDTAQCRVLVAGRNFGCGSSREHAPWALHDFGFRAVISSEFADIFRSNAARNGLLPIIAPEAAHNWLLANPGVAIRIDLASQHVDLGNGPSFDFAIEPFAKHCLMEGTDPLGFLMNHADAIDAYEADHA; from the coding sequence ATGCCTGAGATCCCTGCCCCCGGGGCCAAGGACGATATCCGCCGGATCGACAGCCGGACCTTTGTGATCGACCAGGAAGACATTGATACCGACCAGATCATCCCGGCCCGCTTCCTGACCACGACCAGTCGGGACGGGCTTGGCAAGCTGGCCTTCCATGACTGGCGGTATGATGGCGAGGGCAAGCCGCTGGAGGCGGTCTCGCTCAACAGCCTCGACACGGCACAATGCCGGGTGCTTGTCGCCGGCCGAAATTTCGGCTGCGGCTCGTCGCGCGAGCACGCGCCCTGGGCGCTGCATGATTTCGGTTTCCGGGCCGTCATCTCGAGCGAGTTCGCCGATATCTTCCGCTCCAATGCGGCCCGCAACGGGTTGCTGCCGATCATTGCGCCGGAAGCGGCCCATAACTGGCTGCTGGCCAATCCGGGCGTGGCGATCCGGATCGACCTTGCCAGCCAGCATGTCGATCTGGGCAATGGACCCAGCTTCGACTTTGCCATCGAACCCTTCGCCAAGCACTGTCTGATGGAAGGCACCGACCCGCTCGGCTTCCTGATGAACCATGCCGACGCCATCGACGCCTATGAGGCCGACCACGCATGA
- a CDS encoding ATP-binding protein produces the protein MASERPQKVVKDGIWIRLAKGPLAEAVHAYLAETFQDAIVTSATLPDETTLGLVIVDDEHRDHLVRATAHNAGALQVIHFTADTSTDSRADFVLPADVDIGSVRSVLRAAKEFHDQVMTLKAEVARRKSAIGTIMTGQFVLRTLDEARNLATMIALACPNSDLVAIGLQELLINAVEHGNLEIDAAMKQELLMAGRWRDEIEARLRDPEYSDRVVIVTFQRSERIISMTVQDEGAGFDHAGHLASNAPTEGYRGRGITMARDLSFTSLTYHGAGNLVEATILIDAENASVN, from the coding sequence ATGGCTAGCGAGCGTCCGCAGAAAGTGGTCAAGGACGGGATATGGATCCGTCTCGCCAAAGGTCCATTGGCCGAGGCTGTTCACGCCTATCTGGCCGAGACATTTCAGGACGCCATCGTTACCTCTGCAACGCTTCCGGACGAGACCACGCTCGGGCTGGTCATTGTCGACGATGAACATCGCGACCACCTGGTCCGCGCCACAGCCCACAATGCCGGCGCCCTGCAGGTCATTCATTTTACCGCTGACACCTCGACCGACTCGCGGGCTGATTTTGTCCTGCCGGCAGATGTCGATATCGGGTCGGTCAGATCCGTTCTCCGGGCGGCCAAGGAGTTTCACGACCAGGTCATGACGCTGAAGGCCGAGGTCGCACGCCGGAAGTCGGCGATCGGCACCATCATGACCGGCCAGTTCGTCCTGCGCACGCTTGATGAGGCCCGCAATCTGGCAACCATGATCGCGCTGGCCTGTCCGAATTCCGATCTGGTGGCGATCGGGCTCCAGGAGCTGCTGATCAATGCTGTCGAGCACGGAAATCTCGAGATCGACGCCGCCATGAAGCAGGAGCTTCTCATGGCCGGCCGCTGGCGCGACGAGATTGAGGCCCGCCTGCGGGATCCGGAGTATTCAGACCGTGTTGTGATCGTCACCTTCCAGCGCAGCGAGCGCATCATCTCGATGACGGTCCAGGATGAAGGGGCCGGGTTTGATCATGCCGGTCACCTCGCATCGAACGCACCGACCGAAGGCTATCGCGGACGCGGTATAACCATGGCCCGGGACCTGTCCTTTACCTCGCTGACCTATCACGGAGCCGGCAATCTTGTAGAGGCGACCATCCTGATTGACGCCGAGAACGCCTCAGTCAATTAA
- a CDS encoding dipeptidase — protein sequence MRISLGIIALIIVGIIGFVFVILPARIDAGMNLVTPHEPYVISEEAEALHTTLRVSDLHSDMLLWMRDPTRWNDRGHTDLPRLRAGGVALQVFSSVTKTPSGQNYDSNTADSDDITALAIVQRWPMRTWDSILERALYHAERLNRLAARDDSFTVVRTRGDLEAVLAARETDPTAMAGLLETEGAHPLEGEIGNVDALWDAGYRMLGLQHFFDNALGGSLHGVSNAGLTDFGRDVIRRMDERGLIIDVAHSSPQVVEDVLAMTDSPLVVSHTGVHGHCEVKRNIPDALMQRIAAGGGLIGIGFWADVTCDDSPEGVAATLLAAIDLVGIDHVALGSDYDGTVTTTFDASEYAVLTDRLLAAGLSESEIRQVMGENTIRFFLENLPG from the coding sequence ATGCGTATCTCACTGGGTATCATCGCGCTGATCATTGTCGGGATCATCGGCTTCGTCTTCGTCATCCTGCCGGCCCGGATTGATGCCGGGATGAACCTGGTCACCCCGCACGAGCCCTATGTGATCAGCGAGGAGGCCGAAGCCCTTCATACAACGCTGCGGGTCTCCGATCTGCACTCCGACATGCTTCTGTGGATGCGCGACCCGACGCGCTGGAATGATCGCGGCCATACCGATCTGCCGCGCCTGCGGGCCGGGGGTGTCGCGCTCCAGGTCTTCTCGAGTGTAACCAAGACCCCGTCCGGCCAGAATTATGACAGCAATACCGCCGACAGCGACGATATTACCGCGCTCGCGATCGTTCAGCGCTGGCCGATGCGGACCTGGGACTCGATCCTTGAACGCGCGCTCTATCATGCCGAGCGCCTGAACCGGCTGGCGGCGCGTGATGACAGTTTCACGGTCGTCCGGACCCGGGGCGACCTGGAGGCCGTGCTGGCTGCGCGCGAGACCGACCCCACCGCGATGGCCGGCCTGCTCGAGACCGAGGGCGCGCATCCGCTCGAGGGCGAGATCGGCAATGTCGATGCGCTCTGGGATGCCGGCTACCGGATGCTGGGTCTTCAGCACTTTTTCGACAATGCGCTCGGAGGCTCGCTGCACGGCGTGTCGAATGCCGGCCTGACCGATTTCGGTCGCGACGTGATCCGCCGCATGGACGAACGCGGCCTGATCATCGACGTCGCCCATTCCTCGCCGCAGGTCGTCGAGGACGTGCTGGCCATGACCGACAGTCCGCTGGTGGTCTCCCACACCGGCGTGCACGGCCATTGCGAGGTCAAGCGCAACATCCCCGACGCGCTGATGCAGCGCATCGCCGCCGGCGGCGGGCTGATCGGCATCGGTTTCTGGGCCGATGTGACCTGTGACGACAGCCCCGAAGGCGTCGCCGCCACCCTGCTGGCCGCCATCGACCTGGTCGGCATCGACCATGTCGCCCTCGGCTCGGACTATGACGGCACCGTCACCACCACCTTCGACGCCTCCGAATACGCCGTCCTCACCGACCGCCTGCTGGCCGCGGGCCTGAGCGAAAGCGAGATCCGCCAGGTCATGGGGGAGAATACGATCCGGTTCTTTCTGGAGAATTTGCCGGGGTAG
- the leuB gene encoding 3-isopropylmalate dehydrogenase, whose amino-acid sequence MTYRITLLPGDGIGPEITAVARAVLEHVAAVDGFRVSFETCAFGGASIDEFGEPLTEATLKTCQTADAVFLGAVGGPKWDRADVRPEAGLLALRKALGVYANLRPAAVHPALAGKSPLRADLVAGTDLLIVRELTGGIYFGTRERSADSASDTCTYSRGEIERVARIAFQQARLRRGKLTSVDKANVLETSRLWRDVVSEMGARDFPDIELDHMYVDAAAMHLLRAPASFDVIVTENMFGDILSDEASMLPGSIGLLGSASLGDQKPGLFEPIHGSAPDIAGQDKANPFGAIEAAAQLLESLGETGAAGRIRDAVDAMHQAGEWTGDLGGSLSCSQAGVKLVEHLEAEAVAAE is encoded by the coding sequence ATGACCTACCGCATCACCCTTCTGCCCGGCGACGGGATCGGACCGGAAATCACCGCAGTCGCGCGCGCCGTGCTCGAGCATGTTGCCGCCGTGGACGGTTTCCGGGTCAGTTTTGAAACCTGCGCTTTCGGGGGCGCCTCGATCGATGAATTCGGCGAGCCCCTGACCGAAGCCACGCTGAAAACCTGCCAGACGGCCGACGCCGTCTTTCTCGGAGCCGTTGGCGGGCCGAAATGGGATCGCGCCGACGTCCGCCCGGAGGCCGGCCTTCTGGCCCTGCGCAAGGCGCTGGGCGTCTACGCCAATCTGCGGCCGGCGGCGGTACATCCGGCCCTGGCCGGCAAATCCCCGCTGCGGGCAGACCTGGTGGCCGGGACCGATCTCCTGATCGTGCGCGAGCTGACCGGCGGGATTTATTTCGGGACGCGCGAACGCAGCGCCGACAGTGCCAGCGACACCTGCACCTATTCGCGCGGCGAGATCGAACGGGTGGCCCGTATCGCCTTCCAGCAGGCGCGCCTGCGGCGCGGCAAGCTGACCTCGGTCGACAAGGCCAATGTGCTGGAAACCAGCCGCCTGTGGCGCGATGTCGTCTCCGAGATGGGCGCGCGCGACTTCCCCGATATCGAACTCGACCACATGTATGTCGACGCCGCCGCCATGCACCTGCTGCGCGCGCCGGCGAGCTTTGACGTCATCGTCACCGAGAACATGTTCGGCGACATCCTGTCCGACGAAGCCTCCATGCTGCCCGGCTCGATCGGCCTTCTGGGCTCGGCCTCGCTGGGCGACCAGAAACCGGGCCTCTTCGAACCCATCCACGGCTCGGCCCCCGACATCGCCGGCCAGGACAAGGCCAACCCGTTCGGCGCGATCGAGGCGGCCGCTCAACTACTGGAAAGCTTGGGCGAGACGGGGGCCGCGGGCCGGATCCGCGACGCCGTTGATGCCATGCATCAGGCAGGGGAGTGGACCGGCGATCTGGGTGGTTCGCTGAGTTGTTCGCAGGCCGGGGTGAAGCTGGTGGAGCACCTGGAGGCGGAGGCTGTGGCGGCGGAGTAG